From a single Rosa rugosa chromosome 7, drRosRugo1.1, whole genome shotgun sequence genomic region:
- the LOC133719850 gene encoding phosphatidylinositol 4-phosphate 5-kinase 9, whose amino-acid sequence MSVPAAIDDNLKGARSFAERTRSLDVISDKDREFVINNGEAAHSSEPAAFRVTELLLPNSETYAGPLLGNIPEGRGKYLWSDGCIYEGEWRRGMRHGIGKISWPSGAVYEGEFSGGYMHGAGTYIGSDNLNYKGRWRLNLKHGLGYQVYPSGDIFEGSWIQGLPEGPGKYTWLHGNVYVGNMKGGKMSGKGTLTWINEDSFEGSWLNGMMHGFGVYTWSDGGFYVGTWTRGLKDGKGSFYPRGSRLPAVEELYLNALRKRGLLPDLRKQKLQNKSHIHHATSADFGNVKIGEIQGSHAASVDKLSKRNLLNLEQSHNRNVSLERRWSLEVSIEKVIAHDSSLTEGGENDAEANIPILEREYMQGVLISELVINNSFSSSNRRAKRRQKKLAKVVKRPGEAIIKGHRSYDLMLSLQLGIRYTVGKITPIQRREVRASDFGPRASFWMNFPKEGSQLTPPHQSVDFKWKDYCPMVFRNLREMFKIDAADYMMSICGNDALRELSSPGKSGSVFFLSQDDRFMIKTLRKSEVQVLLRMLPSYHHHVKTYENTLITKFFGLHRIKPSSGQKFRFVVMGNMFCTELRIHRRFDLKGSSLGRSADKIEIDENTTLKDLDLNYCFYLEPSWRESLLNQIETDSKFLEAQHIMDYSLLLGVHYRAPQHLRSLMSYNTSTRADGLGMVAEEEALEDEIFNYPQGLVLIPRETDDGSVVAGPHIRGNRLRASSAGYEEVDLLLPGTARLQVQLGVNMPSRAEQIMENQGDEQMFHGVYDVVLYLGIIDILQDYNMGKKIEHAYKSLQFDSLSISAVDPTFYSRRFLEFIQKVFPPNVATS is encoded by the exons ATGTCTGTCCCTGCGGCCATTGACGATAACTTGAAAGGAGCACGATCTTTTGCAGAGAGAACAAGATCTCTTGATGTCATTTCAGACAAAGACAGAGAGTTCGTAATAAATAATGGTGAAGCTGCTCATAGTTCTGAACCTGCTGCATTTAGAGTCACAGAGCTCTTACTTCCAAATAGCGAAACATATGCCGGACCACTGCTTGGCAACATCCCCGAGGGTAGGGGAAAGTATCTGTGGTCAGATGGCTGCATATATGAGGGTGAGTGGAGACGGGGGATGAGACATGGAATTGGAAAAATATCATGGCCTTCAGGTGCTGTTTATGAGGGCGAATTTTCAGGTGGATATATGCATGGTGCAGGGACATACATTGGATCAGATAACTTGAATTACAAGGGGCGATGGCGGTTGAATCTGAAACATGGTTTGGGATATCAAGTTTATCCAAGTGGAGATATCTTTGAAGGCTCTTGGATCCAGGGATTGCCAGAAGGGCCAGGTAAGTATACATGGCTGCATGGAAATGTTTATGTAGGAAACATGAAAGGTGGGAAAATGTCAGGGAAAGGAACTCTCACTTGGATAAATGAGGACTCATTTGAAGGAAGCTGGCTGAATGGCATGATGCATGGATTTGGAGTATACACATGGAGTGATGGAGGCTTCTATGTTGGAACTTGGACTCGGGGCCTAAAGGATGGGAAAGGATCATTTTATCCAAGAGGCAGCAGACTTCCAGCAGTAGAAGAACTTTACCTCAATGCTTTGAGGAAAAGAGGGCTCTTGCCAGATTTAAGAAAGCAGAAGCTGCAAAACAAGTCACATATTCATCATGCTACTTCAGCAGATTTCGGAAATGTCAAGATCGGGGAGATCCAGGGATCTCATGCTGCTTCAGTTGATAAATTGTCTAAGAGAAATCTTTTGAATTTGGAACAATCTCATAATAGAAATGTTTCCTTAGAAAGGCGTTGGAGTCTTGAGGTATCTATAGAAAAAGTGATTGCACATGATTCATCACTAACTGAAGGTGGAGAAAATGATGCTGAGGCAAACATTCCAATCTTGGAACGAGAATATATGCAAGGTGTCTTAATCAGCGAGCTAGTAATAAATAATTCATTCTCATCATCGAATAGAAGAGCAAAGCGGAGACAAAAGAAACTAGCAAAAGTGGTTAAGAGACCTGGTGAAGCAATCATTAAAGGTCACAGAAGTTACGATCTAATGCTCAGTTTGCAGCTTGGTATCAG GTATACTGTTGGTAAGATTACACCAATACAAAGGAGAGAAGTTCGAGCATCGGATTTTGGTCCTCGGGCCAGTTTTTGGATGAATTTTCCGAAAGAAGGCTCCCAATTGACACCACCTCATCAGTCAGTAGATTTTAAGTGGAAAGACTACTGTCCAATGGTCTTCAG GAATTTAAGGGAGATGTTCAAAATTGATGCTGCCGACTACATGATGTCTATTTGTGGAAATGATGCTCTCAGAGAACTTTCTTCTCCTGGAAAAAGTGGTAGTGTCTTTTTCCTATCTCAAGATGATCGTTTCATGATTAAGACACTCAGGAAATCTGAAGTTCAG GTTCTTCTACGGATGCTTCCTAGTTATCATCATCATGTAAAGACATATGAAAACACCCTCATCACAAAATTCTTCGGCCTTCACAGGATTAAACCTTCAAGTGGTCAAAAG TTCCGGTTTGTAGTGATGGGAAACATGTTCTGCACAGAGTTAAGAATACATAGAAGATTTGATTTGAAAGGTTCATCCCTTGGGCGTTCTGCAGATaagattgaaattgatgaaaacACCACGTTAAAGGACTTGGATTTAAACTACTGCTTTTATTTGGAACCTTCTTGGCGGGAGTCTTTATTGAA TCAAATTGAGACTGACAGCAAATTTCTGGAGGCACAACACATAATGGATTATAGCCTTCTCCTGGGTGTGCATTACCGAGCCCCTCAACATCTGCGGTCTCTCATGTCCTACAATACAAGCACTAGAGCTGATGGATTGGGAATGGTTGCAGAGGAAG AGGCTCTGGAGGACGAGATCTTCAACTACCCGCAAGGACTTGTCTTAATCCCGCGCGAAACAGATGATGGTAGTGTTGTTGCAGGCCCTCACATCAGAGGTAACCGACTGAGAGCATCATCTGCTGGTTACGAGGAAGTGGATCTTCTTTTACCTGGCACTGCAAG ACTCCAAGTTCAACTGGGTGTAAACATGCCATCAAGAGCAGAGCAGATTATGGAGAATCAGGGAGACGAGCAGATGTTTCATGGAGTGTATGATGTTGTGCTATATCTTGGGATCATTGATATATTGCAAGACTACAACATGGGCAAGAAGATTGAACATGCATACAAATCTCTTCAGTTTGATTCCTTATCCATCTCCGCTGTGGACCCTACATTCTACTCCCGACGCTTCTTGGAATTCATTCAGAAGGTCTTCCCTCCGAATGTTGCAACAAGTTAA